A stretch of the Flavobacterium aquiphilum genome encodes the following:
- a CDS encoding transposase, with protein sequence MQHISGISRHQMRISSLEDAIALDNQVRFIEAFVTFVDISRLGFSVQTIKNEGRPSFNTKVFLKTYLYGYLNGIRSSRKLEKESFRNIEMQ encoded by the coding sequence ATGCAACATATCTCAGGAATTTCTCGTCACCAAATGCGTATTTCCAGTTTGGAAGACGCTATAGCTTTAGATAACCAAGTGCGATTTATAGAAGCATTTGTAACGTTTGTGGATATCTCCAGACTTGGTTTTTCTGTACAGACGATCAAAAATGAAGGCCGTCCGAGCTTTAACACCAAAGTGTTCCTTAAAACCTATCTGTACGGCTATCTCAACGGAATAAGAAGCTCCAGAAAATTAGAAAAAGAATCCTTCAGAAATATTGAAATGCAATGA
- a CDS encoding MauE/DoxX family redox-associated membrane protein codes for MKRSIYLHYFITSVCYLHVLVFTYAAASKLFDYQNFQIQLSQSPLISAFVVYVSWSVPLLELLISALLIFPKTRTIGLYACYFFMVMFTAYIFIILNYSSFVPCSCGGILEKMNWTEHLIFNSVLVILALIALYLGIPESAENGRRTKIIRFGSLSLIITMLGVGIVIILFLLSENIVHYHNTLVRRFPHTPIEKKMNLDLGVNSYYIAGVGQNAIYLGNTTAPLLITVVNDKMEIIERKRIELNQYNFVFHGLRINVKPPYFFVTDGTVPVIYKGIISNWKARVVKQGGEYFAAAEAMDSVSLVLRTHSSITGESILGTINTTTDKTSLNPQLLVKQFDGVFDLDGQLHYNEELRQVIYLYAYRNQYTQADLNLKLLKRGKTIDTISKAKLEVVKVKNNHVRKLAKPPLFVNKSSATSGHILFVNSAVPGKYEKDALWKSASIIDVYNLKDNSYLYTFCIYDIAGRKMRSFIINGDNLYALIGSYLFHSKLNRKRMKQYEQ; via the coding sequence ATGAAACGTTCGATTTACCTCCACTATTTTATCACCTCGGTTTGCTATCTTCATGTATTGGTTTTTACTTACGCGGCCGCGAGCAAACTTTTCGATTATCAGAATTTTCAAATCCAACTCAGCCAGTCGCCACTCATTAGTGCTTTTGTTGTCTATGTTTCATGGTCTGTTCCGTTATTGGAACTGTTAATCTCGGCACTTCTAATATTTCCAAAAACAAGAACAATTGGGTTGTATGCCTGTTACTTTTTTATGGTAATGTTTACGGCCTATATTTTTATAATTCTCAATTACAGTTCCTTTGTTCCATGCTCCTGTGGAGGGATATTGGAAAAAATGAATTGGACAGAGCATTTGATCTTTAATTCGGTACTTGTAATCTTAGCTCTGATTGCTCTTTATTTGGGAATACCTGAATCAGCAGAAAACGGAAGGAGAACCAAAATTATCAGGTTTGGTTCATTATCTCTAATTATTACAATGCTTGGTGTTGGTATTGTTATCATACTTTTTTTATTGTCAGAGAATATAGTTCATTATCACAACACTCTGGTAAGACGTTTTCCACACACACCAATTGAAAAGAAAATGAATTTGGATCTTGGAGTCAATTCTTATTATATCGCTGGTGTAGGTCAGAATGCCATTTATTTAGGTAATACAACGGCACCTCTTCTTATTACCGTAGTGAATGACAAAATGGAAATTATCGAGAGAAAAAGAATAGAACTCAATCAGTATAATTTTGTTTTTCATGGCTTAAGAATAAATGTGAAACCTCCTTATTTTTTTGTGACCGATGGAACAGTCCCTGTTATTTACAAAGGCATTATTTCCAATTGGAAAGCCAGGGTGGTAAAACAAGGAGGTGAATATTTTGCTGCAGCAGAGGCAATGGATTCGGTGTCGCTGGTGCTGCGGACGCATAGTTCCATTACAGGGGAAAGCATTCTGGGAACAATCAATACCACAACCGATAAAACTTCACTGAATCCACAACTCCTTGTAAAACAATTTGACGGCGTTTTTGACCTGGATGGGCAGCTGCATTACAATGAAGAGTTACGACAGGTCATTTATCTGTATGCATATAGAAACCAATATACGCAGGCTGACCTCAACTTAAAATTGCTAAAACGGGGAAAGACTATTGATACTATTTCTAAAGCCAAACTGGAAGTGGTAAAAGTAAAAAACAACCATGTCCGAAAACTAGCCAAACCGCCTTTGTTCGTCAACAAGTCAAGTGCCACATCTGGGCATATCCTCTTTGTGAATTCAGCTGTACCGGGTAAATATGAAAAGGATGCGCTTTGGAAATCAGCCAGCATTATCGATGTCTATAACCTTAAGGACAACAGTTATCTGTATACGTTTTGTATCTACGATATAGCAGGAAGAAAAATGCGAAGTTTTATCATCAATGGGGATAATTTGTATGCATTAATCGGCAGTTATCTGTTTCATAGTAAACTGAACCGAAAGAGAATGAAACAATATGAACAGTAA
- a CDS encoding DUF6520 family protein: protein MKTNFFNYAIPMAIAIIGLTSAASTSSITKSELAPVMGWRQIENESTCEPVQECSNSGTFDCTAPDNTQLYAGSESSCLVPLKRNTED from the coding sequence ATGAAAACTAATTTTTTTAATTACGCGATTCCGATGGCAATAGCCATTATCGGATTAACGAGTGCAGCAAGCACAAGTTCCATCACAAAGTCTGAATTAGCTCCAGTTATGGGATGGAGACAGATTGAAAATGAGAGTACCTGCGAACCGGTACAGGAATGTTCCAACTCTGGAACTTTTGATTGTACGGCTCCCGACAACACCCAACTGTATGCAGGTTCAGAGTCATCATGCCTTGTTCCTTTGAAAAGAAATACAGAGGACTAA
- a CDS encoding S9 family peptidase — translation MMATNFIYFKFQRHLRHPFRLAFLLLCLYLNPLKAQESLKPLDPSKYGFWNETLIRNVSPNGKWISYLLMYESKNDTLHVKSLISDKSYYFPGNRQGYFLGNMFVTQNKETLTLQDLENGQRREITGVTGFRYSADRNYLVVAKKTDTKLKSLSIENLQGTQMKEEKDIETFELSDNGHQIVYSSQSNNKMTVTLMDMGPPGKAVKMLEKNTGNVSGFAWKNNTIAFLLKEKDSVKLYSYNISKRILKECPFQSSAPALSKMTISFKEYRSMLISDNGNKIFFCISEPVQKENEDQKIVEIWNTKDKRFLDRKKVMGSYNTIDKIAVWDVENDTIKQITDRENPSLFLNGTYSHAFIYNPSAYEPHTQMHGPVDLYAVNLDTNEKWQVAKKIAADYLPSPSPDGRFLSYFQEGQLWLYNVENKSRSSLMTENSAPLYNHDSNMPNDVSPWGIAGWSQDNRYLLIYDEFDLWQIDLRTKAAVRITHGREKQQVFRIAKPLYETGPRFHLLKNLLPLNLEKGLILSVRDVTRGLSGFYWWENKKGLRKMVWGEKRVDQIARTSLGQFVFLEQRFDRPHTIMLTQEKGAEKMIMESNPLHKEYLWGKASLVKYEYQGKKLSGILYSPPGYKKGEKYPMIVHIYEKESQFFHYYIKPSVHTSDGFNIPHLLAQGYFVLLPDITYTFGTLAESVTGSVLAAVDAVVAKGDVDNSKIGLNGHSFGGYESYLIATQTNRFATVVAGNGWTDLVSASLYLGPTLNIPDFYRAEYDQLRIGKSLFEDMNAYLDNSPVLLAQKVTTPVLGWVGKEDRHVNALQGQEFYFALRRLGKEEVLLRYNDEGHNINNTKSQEDLTLRIQQWFDRYLKNGPIKDWMIPTED, via the coding sequence ATGATGGCTACTAATTTTATCTATTTTAAGTTCCAAAGGCATTTAAGGCACCCTTTCCGACTAGCCTTTCTATTGTTATGCCTGTATCTGAATCCGCTAAAGGCGCAGGAATCCTTAAAACCGCTTGACCCTTCTAAATATGGCTTCTGGAACGAAACCCTGATCCGGAATGTATCCCCTAATGGAAAATGGATTAGTTACTTGTTGATGTATGAATCCAAAAATGATACCTTACATGTAAAATCGTTGATCTCTGATAAATCTTATTACTTTCCCGGAAACCGTCAAGGCTACTTTCTGGGCAATATGTTTGTCACCCAAAACAAGGAAACGCTCACATTGCAGGACCTTGAAAATGGACAGCGCAGGGAAATTACGGGAGTTACCGGATTCCGATATAGTGCCGACAGAAACTATCTGGTAGTGGCAAAAAAGACAGATACTAAACTCAAAAGTCTTTCGATAGAAAATCTTCAGGGAACACAAATGAAAGAGGAAAAGGATATTGAAACTTTTGAACTGTCGGACAACGGGCATCAAATCGTATACAGCAGTCAATCCAACAACAAAATGACGGTTACCTTAATGGACATGGGTCCGCCCGGTAAAGCGGTCAAAATGCTGGAGAAAAACACCGGAAATGTATCGGGGTTTGCATGGAAAAACAATACCATCGCTTTTCTTTTAAAGGAAAAAGACAGTGTAAAACTTTACAGCTATAACATCAGTAAACGTATCCTGAAAGAATGCCCTTTTCAAAGTTCGGCACCGGCATTATCAAAAATGACAATTTCTTTTAAGGAATATCGCAGTATGCTTATTAGTGATAACGGAAATAAAATATTCTTTTGCATTTCCGAACCTGTACAAAAGGAAAATGAAGATCAAAAGATTGTTGAAATTTGGAATACCAAAGACAAACGTTTTTTAGATCGAAAAAAAGTTATGGGCAGCTACAATACTATTGATAAAATAGCCGTATGGGATGTTGAAAATGACACCATAAAACAAATAACGGACCGGGAAAACCCTTCCTTATTTTTAAACGGTACCTACTCCCATGCTTTTATCTATAACCCCTCCGCCTATGAACCGCATACCCAAATGCACGGCCCAGTTGATCTTTATGCCGTCAATCTTGACACGAATGAAAAGTGGCAAGTCGCAAAAAAAATAGCTGCTGATTATTTACCGTCACCCTCACCCGATGGAAGATTTCTTTCTTATTTTCAGGAAGGACAATTATGGCTTTACAATGTCGAAAATAAAAGCCGTAGCAGTCTGATGACGGAAAACAGTGCACCGCTTTATAATCACGATAGTAACATGCCCAATGACGTTTCTCCTTGGGGTATTGCAGGTTGGAGCCAGGATAACCGTTACCTTCTAATCTATGACGAATTTGATTTGTGGCAGATTGACCTAAGAACAAAAGCTGCTGTCCGAATTACCCACGGAAGGGAAAAACAGCAGGTTTTCCGTATTGCCAAACCACTATATGAGACAGGACCAAGATTCCATCTTTTGAAGAATCTCCTTCCACTAAATCTTGAAAAGGGTCTGATCCTTTCCGTAAGGGATGTAACACGGGGTCTTTCGGGATTTTACTGGTGGGAAAACAAAAAAGGATTAAGAAAGATGGTCTGGGGAGAAAAAAGAGTAGACCAAATTGCCAGAACATCACTTGGCCAATTTGTCTTTTTGGAACAACGGTTTGACCGCCCCCACACTATCATGCTAACACAGGAAAAGGGAGCTGAAAAAATGATCATGGAAAGCAACCCCCTGCATAAAGAATACCTGTGGGGAAAAGCATCGCTCGTCAAATATGAGTATCAGGGAAAGAAGCTTTCAGGGATATTGTACAGCCCACCTGGATACAAAAAGGGGGAAAAATATCCTATGATTGTCCACATCTACGAAAAGGAGTCACAGTTTTTTCATTATTACATTAAACCAAGTGTGCATACCAGCGATGGGTTTAACATCCCCCATCTCCTGGCTCAAGGTTATTTTGTACTGCTACCCGATATCACTTATACCTTTGGTACGCTGGCCGAATCGGTAACGGGAAGTGTACTGGCTGCGGTCGATGCCGTTGTAGCAAAAGGAGATGTAGACAATTCAAAGATTGGTTTAAATGGGCATTCCTTCGGAGGCTATGAATCTTATTTAATTGCAACGCAAACAAACCGTTTTGCCACCGTAGTTGCCGGCAATGGCTGGACTGATTTGGTCAGTGCTTCCCTTTATTTGGGACCAACCCTTAACATTCCGGATTTCTATCGAGCCGAATACGATCAGTTGCGCATTGGAAAATCTTTGTTTGAAGATATGAATGCCTATCTGGACAATTCACCGGTACTGTTGGCACAAAAAGTGACAACTCCGGTGCTGGGATGGGTAGGCAAAGAAGACCGTCATGTGAATGCCCTGCAAGGTCAGGAATTCTATTTTGCTTTACGCAGGCTAGGTAAAGAAGAGGTACTCCTTCGCTATAACGATGAAGGACATAATATTAACAATACTAAAAGTCAGGAAGACCTCACGCTCCGCATCCAGCAATGGTTTGACCGCTATCTGAAAAACGGTCCTATTAAGGACTGGATGATACCAACTGAAGATTAA
- a CDS encoding RagB/SusD family nutrient uptake outer membrane protein, with amino-acid sequence MKIKINNYCIVISPVHYRRVIPVLGVLFLFLSCDSFTQVDLPSSQLNADDVFEDKATATAALTEIYSNLRDNGVLTGYPSGVSCQLGLYCDELDFYGIPASGNASFFNNGLLPSTSDVSLLWSRSYTQIYAANAVIEGVTHSTVLSHSDRDKIIGEALFIRALVHFYLVNLFGDIPYITQTDYLQNKAVKRMSVQAVYQNIKDDLTEASLLMTADYPTTERVRPNKWAAKALLARVLLYLQQWDQASEEASAVIIQSSLYRMPTDIIKVFLKDSPSTIWQFMPSAAGANTREGSLFIFQTGPPPSFALTNGFVSSFDANDLRKLNWIRKVTTGTNSWYHAYKYKQSTSTGTSVEYSIVLRLAELYLIRAEARAMQGDFIGSQQDINVIRNYAGLSNTAASTQSALIDEIIKQRRLEFFCEFGHRFFDLKRMQKLDETLQKTKPGWNTSDKLLPIPESELSLNPNLAPQNDGY; translated from the coding sequence ATGAAAATAAAAATCAACAACTATTGCATAGTAATATCCCCTGTCCATTACAGGAGGGTGATACCCGTTTTGGGAGTATTGTTTCTTTTTTTATCCTGTGACAGTTTCACACAGGTTGACCTTCCTTCTTCTCAACTTAATGCCGATGATGTATTCGAAGATAAGGCAACCGCAACTGCTGCCCTAACTGAAATTTACAGTAATCTAAGGGATAACGGAGTTCTTACCGGCTACCCGTCGGGTGTTAGCTGTCAGCTTGGGTTGTATTGCGACGAACTTGATTTCTATGGCATTCCTGCCAGTGGAAATGCTTCTTTTTTCAACAATGGACTACTTCCCTCCACCTCGGATGTTTCATTGCTATGGTCACGAAGCTATACGCAAATCTATGCTGCCAATGCGGTTATAGAAGGAGTTACCCATTCCACTGTCTTAAGCCATTCCGATCGTGATAAAATCATTGGTGAAGCTTTATTCATCAGGGCTTTGGTTCATTTTTACCTTGTCAATCTCTTTGGAGACATTCCCTATATTACCCAGACCGATTACCTACAAAACAAAGCCGTAAAGCGAATGTCAGTACAGGCCGTTTACCAGAATATCAAAGATGACCTTACTGAAGCATCACTATTGATGACGGCTGACTACCCTACAACCGAACGCGTGCGTCCGAATAAATGGGCAGCCAAAGCACTATTGGCAAGGGTACTTCTCTATCTGCAGCAGTGGGATCAGGCCTCTGAAGAAGCTTCCGCTGTCATTATTCAAAGTAGCCTTTACCGCATGCCTACAGACATCATAAAAGTTTTTCTAAAAGACAGTCCTTCTACTATCTGGCAGTTTATGCCTTCAGCAGCCGGTGCCAATACCCGTGAGGGAAGCCTCTTCATCTTTCAAACCGGGCCTCCTCCCTCTTTTGCATTGACCAACGGATTCGTCTCTAGTTTTGATGCCAATGATCTCAGAAAGCTAAACTGGATCAGAAAGGTGACAACTGGAACCAATTCCTGGTACCATGCCTATAAATACAAACAAAGTACCAGTACAGGAACATCAGTAGAGTATTCGATCGTTTTGCGCCTTGCGGAACTCTACCTGATCCGCGCCGAAGCAAGGGCTATGCAAGGTGATTTTATAGGTTCCCAACAAGATATCAATGTGATCCGAAATTATGCAGGGCTTTCCAATACAGCTGCCTCCACGCAATCTGCGCTTATCGATGAAATCATCAAACAAAGAAGACTTGAATTTTTCTGCGAGTTTGGTCACCGCTTCTTTGATCTTAAAAGGATGCAGAAACTAGACGAGACACTACAAAAAACAAAACCGGGTTGGAACACAAGTGACAAGCTCCTGCCTATACCCGAATCTGAACTTTCTCTAAACCCTAATCTCGCTCCACAAAATGATGGCTACTAA
- a CDS encoding SusC/RagA family TonB-linked outer membrane protein, translating into MNYFSLSKDGKALYCLLLTGLLLSFSSSFARNPKRQSPSISQQHQVQGTVTDGSTPLPGVTITVKNNAALIAITNYNGHYAIPTAPNDTLVVSFMGYKKRTIPIAGQTTIDIVLKSDVTTLQEVRVNAGYYSVKESERTGSISRLTAKDIEKQPVTNVLAAMQGRMAGISVIQNSGMPGGGFQIKIRGQNSLRSDGNNPMYIIDGVPFSTQSIGSSYTSTNMPAQNSPLNNINPDDIQSIEVLKDADATAIYGSRGANGVVLITTKKGKQGKTAFSANYTGGLGRVSGHMNLMDTPTYLAMRKEAFANDGVTKYPTNAYDVNGTWDQNSYTDWQKEILGGTAEYNMAQLSISGGSAQTQYLISGSYNRETTVFPMEFKSARAGTRANFNHTSQDQKFKISFASGYTYQDSDLPSTDLARDAQTLAPNAPALFNPDGSLNWENGTFSNPLAKLLRTIESKTNDLMTNGVISYNFTPSFLAKVNLGFTDLRQSQITLLPSTAFNPSLGRGSEFSSVYYNTLDRTSWILEPQLGWNKSFEKVQLDALIGTTFQQQSGEQTVSYGENFPNNSLLENPASASIYRILESNQSVYKYQATFFRINAKWHEKYILNITGRRDGSSRFGPDKQFATFGAVGAAWLFSKEAFMQKMGFLSFGKLRASWGTTGNDQIGDYQYIDTYTVSSNTYQGVKGLSPSRLFNPEFSWESNTKLEGAIELGFLNDRISTSLSLYRNRSSNQLVGIPLPGTTGFTQLTANLDAEVQNSGIELTLNTQNIISKNFRWTSSFNITKAKNELLSFPGLAGSPYANQYVIGQPLNIIKVYQNTGVDPQTGNYTFTDFNKDGNFSAVDDKKIIKDLNPQFYGGFQNTLTYKAITLDFLFDFVRQENFNEMYRFTMPGTMSNQPTRVADHWQQTGDTSFIQGYSNSNNLRSTAYTRFVQSDAAIGDASFIRLRNISLYYDVPKHWTKSFTCKVGLQGQNLLTFTHYKGIDPEFTSTGYLPPLKIFTSSLQIAF; encoded by the coding sequence ATGAATTACTTTTCATTATCCAAGGATGGGAAAGCGCTTTATTGCCTGCTTCTAACCGGCCTACTGCTGTCTTTTTCATCCTCTTTTGCCCGAAATCCCAAGCGGCAATCTCCATCTATTTCACAACAGCATCAGGTTCAGGGAACCGTCACCGATGGAAGTACTCCCCTCCCCGGCGTTACCATTACCGTCAAAAACAATGCTGCCCTTATCGCAATCACAAATTACAACGGGCATTATGCAATACCTACAGCCCCAAATGATACTTTGGTGGTGTCATTTATGGGGTACAAAAAAAGAACTATCCCAATTGCGGGACAAACTACGATAGATATTGTACTGAAATCAGACGTTACCACTCTCCAGGAAGTCCGCGTTAATGCCGGGTACTACTCCGTTAAAGAAAGCGAGCGTACCGGAAGTATTTCCCGCCTGACTGCAAAAGATATTGAAAAACAACCTGTAACCAATGTCCTAGCCGCCATGCAGGGACGTATGGCTGGAATTAGTGTCATACAAAACTCTGGTATGCCCGGTGGCGGCTTTCAAATAAAAATTCGGGGACAAAACAGCCTTCGAAGCGATGGTAACAACCCCATGTATATCATCGACGGAGTGCCGTTTTCCACCCAAAGCATTGGGAGCAGTTATACCTCAACCAATATGCCTGCCCAAAACAGTCCTTTAAACAACATCAATCCAGATGATATTCAAAGTATCGAAGTATTAAAAGATGCCGATGCAACAGCTATTTATGGTTCAAGGGGTGCCAATGGGGTCGTTTTAATCACCACCAAAAAAGGAAAGCAAGGAAAAACAGCTTTTTCTGCAAACTATACCGGAGGCCTAGGAAGGGTATCCGGCCACATGAATTTAATGGATACTCCCACTTATCTTGCCATGAGAAAAGAAGCTTTTGCGAATGATGGAGTAACAAAATACCCCACCAACGCTTATGATGTAAATGGTACTTGGGATCAAAATAGTTACACCGACTGGCAAAAAGAAATTTTAGGAGGAACTGCTGAATACAATATGGCACAGCTTTCTATTTCCGGAGGTTCTGCACAAACGCAATACCTTATTTCAGGAAGTTACAATCGAGAAACTACGGTATTTCCAATGGAATTTAAATCGGCCAGAGCGGGTACACGGGCTAATTTTAACCATACTTCACAAGATCAAAAATTCAAAATCTCTTTTGCTTCTGGCTATACCTATCAGGACAGTGACCTTCCTTCTACCGACTTGGCTAGGGATGCGCAAACTCTGGCACCTAATGCCCCCGCATTGTTCAATCCTGACGGATCACTCAACTGGGAAAACGGCACTTTTAGTAATCCTCTTGCCAAATTACTTAGAACTATAGAAAGCAAAACCAATGATCTGATGACTAATGGCGTTATATCCTATAATTTTACTCCATCATTTCTCGCCAAAGTAAACCTGGGCTTTACTGACCTTAGACAAAGCCAAATTACTTTATTGCCTTCAACTGCCTTTAACCCGTCCTTAGGACGTGGAAGTGAGTTTTCATCTGTATATTACAATACTTTAGATCGCACTTCCTGGATACTGGAACCACAACTAGGCTGGAACAAATCGTTTGAAAAAGTACAACTGGATGCACTTATTGGGACTACTTTCCAACAACAAAGTGGTGAACAAACCGTTAGTTATGGAGAAAACTTCCCAAACAACAGCTTGCTTGAAAACCCAGCTTCTGCATCGATTTACAGAATTTTGGAAAGCAATCAATCCGTTTATAAATACCAAGCGACCTTCTTTCGGATAAATGCCAAGTGGCACGAAAAATATATTCTCAATATCACCGGAAGAAGAGACGGCTCTAGCCGTTTTGGTCCCGACAAACAATTTGCAACATTCGGAGCCGTTGGCGCAGCATGGCTTTTTTCAAAAGAAGCCTTTATGCAAAAAATGGGATTCTTAAGTTTTGGTAAACTTCGTGCCAGCTGGGGAACCACGGGAAATGATCAGATTGGCGATTATCAGTACATTGATACTTATACCGTTTCAAGCAATACCTATCAGGGCGTTAAAGGGCTGTCTCCTTCCAGGCTGTTTAATCCTGAATTTAGCTGGGAATCCAATACTAAATTAGAAGGCGCTATTGAACTCGGCTTTCTCAACGACCGTATTAGTACATCTTTGAGTTTGTACCGTAACCGTTCTTCAAACCAGCTGGTTGGGATCCCACTACCCGGAACGACAGGCTTTACCCAGCTTACTGCCAATCTTGACGCGGAAGTACAGAACAGCGGAATTGAACTTACTCTAAATACACAAAATATAATTTCCAAAAATTTCAGATGGACGAGCAGTTTTAATATTACAAAAGCAAAGAACGAACTGCTTTCCTTCCCTGGACTGGCAGGTTCACCCTATGCCAATCAATATGTAATCGGGCAACCGTTAAACATTATAAAAGTGTATCAAAATACAGGTGTAGATCCGCAAACCGGAAACTATACGTTTACTGATTTCAATAAAGATGGCAATTTTTCGGCTGTTGATGACAAAAAAATTATCAAGGATCTTAACCCTCAGTTTTATGGTGGATTCCAAAACACACTGACCTATAAAGCAATTACTCTTGATTTTCTGTTTGATTTTGTCCGTCAGGAAAATTTCAATGAAATGTACCGATTCACCATGCCCGGAACAATGTCAAACCAACCCACCCGTGTAGCGGATCATTGGCAACAGACTGGGGATACTTCATTCATTCAGGGCTACAGTAATTCTAACAACCTTAGAAGCACCGCTTACACCCGATTCGTTCAAAGTGATGCAGCCATAGGAGATGCTTCCTTTATACGATTGAGGAATATTTCGCTTTACTATGATGTTCCCAAACATTGGACAAAAAGCTTCACTTGTAAAGTCGGCCTTCAAGGGCAAAACCTTTTGACGTTCACCCATTACAAAGGTATTGATCCCGAGTTTACCTCTACTGGCTATCTGCCACCACTCAAAATTTTTACCAGCAGTCTTCAAATAGCTTTCTAA
- a CDS encoding helix-turn-helix domain-containing protein, whose amino-acid sequence MTRYRNKIALKHLGEKIKAQRIKAGMKIDDLAEMTGFSYNTISNMENGYETYLSYFIEVCFALNCHPKEIMDVELDVKSRFQLSPSRIEKSRLTDRINVYIQNNYFKTPKSTSEVVQKLKEEYDSDFESKNVSVILLRFTKANILKIIKKGNRNLYNSNS is encoded by the coding sequence ATGACTAGATACAGAAATAAAATTGCATTAAAACATTTAGGAGAAAAAATAAAAGCTCAAAGAATCAAAGCAGGAATGAAGATTGATGATTTGGCTGAAATGACGGGGTTTAGTTATAATACTATTTCCAATATGGAAAATGGATATGAAACATATCTTTCCTATTTCATTGAAGTTTGTTTTGCTTTGAATTGCCATCCAAAAGAAATTATGGATGTAGAATTGGATGTAAAGTCTAGATTTCAATTATCGCCTTCTAGGATTGAAAAATCGAGATTAACAGATAGAATTAATGTTTATATTCAGAATAATTATTTTAAAACGCCTAAGTCAACTAGTGAGGTAGTACAAAAACTGAAAGAAGAATATGATTCAGATTTTGAGTCTAAAAATGTTTCTGTTATATTACTTAGATTTACGAAAGCTAACATTCTAAAGATCATAAAAAAAGGAAATAGAAATTTATATAATTCTAATTCTTAA
- a CDS encoding S1/P1 nuclease, translated as MKNLILATIFLSLSFLFPTEALAWGKKGHALVAEVAFNYLDKNTKKIVLEYLDGMTIEDAANWMDNIKDDHSYDYMKPYHYTNIEKGEEVVEKSGSNIIYILNQTIKELQNNKNLTKQEIKSKLLIVFHLVGDLHQPLHVGYGSDKGGNTVQLNYKGQGSNLHAFWDSGIIFDQNISLENCLNANKFSPKEINNLQTIDVIAWSKESRSLLDPIYNTGGAKIKEEYIITSAKTIESQIQKAGIRLASILQKVFQK; from the coding sequence ATGAAAAACCTTATCTTAGCTACCATATTTTTATCTCTTTCATTCCTCTTCCCTACTGAAGCATTAGCATGGGGTAAAAAAGGTCACGCTTTAGTTGCCGAAGTAGCATTTAATTATCTGGACAAAAACACCAAAAAAATTGTTTTGGAATACTTAGATGGGATGACTATTGAAGATGCGGCCAATTGGATGGACAACATCAAAGACGATCATAGTTATGATTACATGAAACCCTATCATTATACAAACATTGAAAAGGGGGAAGAAGTTGTTGAAAAATCAGGAAGTAACATTATTTATATTTTAAATCAGACGATTAAAGAGCTGCAAAACAATAAAAATCTAACCAAACAGGAAATCAAAAGCAAACTACTGATTGTTTTTCATTTGGTGGGCGACTTGCACCAACCATTACATGTTGGATATGGTTCGGATAAAGGAGGAAATACAGTACAGTTAAACTACAAAGGACAGGGTTCCAACCTGCACGCATTCTGGGATTCAGGAATCATTTTTGATCAAAACATAAGTCTTGAAAACTGCTTAAACGCAAATAAATTTTCACCCAAAGAAATTAATAACTTGCAAACAATTGATGTTATAGCCTGGTCCAAAGAATCTCGAAGCCTACTCGATCCTATTTACAATACTGGAGGAGCAAAAATAAAGGAAGAGTATATAATTACTAGTGCAAAGACTATTGAATCACAAATTCAAAAAGCGGGCATTAGATTGGCTTCAATTTTACAAAAAGTCTTCCAAAAATAG